CGAGGCCAATCTTCGGTGCCTCTACGAAACCGACGACCCGAGCGACCATCTCCTCATATGTGCGGTCGCCGCCGATGAAACGCGCCTTCGGAAAGCGATCCTGTAGATCGCGAACGAGTTTGTCCGGATCGTCGCCGAGAAGGATCGCCGCGATCCCCTTCCCACTCGAGGCGACAAGGATCGCGCCAAGCGAGGTCTGCCCCACGGCGAATTTGATCTCCTCGTTGATGCCGCCGGCGCGATATTGCGACGGCGTCATGCCAAGCATCTCCGTCGATTTCTCGTAGAAACGACCGCTGGAATTGAAGCCGGCGTCGTAGAGCGTCGCCGTAACGCTGTTGCCGGAAGCCAACCCCTGGCGAACCTTCTTCGCGCGATGCGCGGCGGCATATTGCTTTGGCGTCAGTCCGGTGGTCGCCTTGAACAGACGATGGAAGTAGCCCGGACTGCGGCCGGCAGCGTCCGCCAACTGTTCGAGTGAAGGTTCTTCTTCGCTTTGCTCGATAGTCCGGCACGCCTTGGCAACCAGGGCAGCATTTTCGGCATCGACCGTGGGTCCGTCCGGGTTGCAGCGGCGGCAAGGGCGAAACCCGGTCGCTTTGGCACTTTCCAGATTGTCGTGAAGTTGAACATTCTCCGGATTGGCAAGACGTGAGGGGCAGGATGGTCGACAATAGACGCCTGTGGTGGCGACCGAGTACCAGAGGTGGCCGTCGGCGCTCTTGTCGCGCGCGGCGATCCGGGTCCAGCGCGGGTCGTCCACCACCGATCGCATCGCAAGTTTCGGGATCGTGCCGGTTCTCGTCATCTTCTTAGCTTCTCATGCTGTGCCAATTGAGAGTGCCCCCAAATTGCGCCGCCATCACTCCGATCCTTGCGCTCAAATCCGGATTGAGCCGCCGGAAGATCACCTCATGGCGTGGAATGGATACCTTGGCTGGTCCATGCGTAGTAACCGACGACAGCTACAAAAATCCCAACCGCAAGAATCGGGTGGACAAATCCGCCGACGGCGGCTGCAACGACGTAAAGCACGATACCGACGCTCGGTCGCAGAATCTCGGACGCAAAGATGGTTGCCGGCAATTGCGGCTTCAGTAGTTCAGGGTGGCGATATAGGTACGGAAACACAGGCAGCCACGCCGCCGACATCAAACTTGCAATCGCGGCGTACAAAGCGACGGCCGCTTTCTGATCCGAGAGGTCACCGTCCCGGAAGGCGCCTGCCAACACGCCCGTCGGAAACGGGATCAATGCCGCTGTCCCAATGATGCCGAGATTGATCCAGTTGAGGGTCAAGTCAACCCGGCAGAGTCGCTCGAACAGATAATGGTGGTTGAGCCAGATGACCCCGACATAGATGAACGCGACCGCATAGGCCAAATAGGATGACCACTCCGCCACGAGTTCGTGACCCAGCGCGCCGGGCATCGCATTCGGACGATGGATTTCGAGCACGAGCAGCGTGATGATGATCGAGAACGCCCCGTCGCTGAAACTTTCGACGCGACGCGTCTCCGGGAGGCGCAGCATTAGCCTGCTACTCGCGGCTGGCACGGTTTCGACTTCTTCCGACATCGGCTCTCTCTCTGATTGCCCAGTCGGGATGAAACCTCATGCCACGCCTACTGACGCTCCGGCTCTTGCTTTCAAATCCGATATCGATGCGGCACGCCGAAAGCAGACGAGGTCCACACGTCGCCATGCAGACCTCGCTTGCTGTCCATCGGCTACGCTCAGGCGGGTTTGATCAGTCCCAACTGCGTCAACGCGGTTACGCCATCGTCGAGGCCGATCTCCTCGACGATCTTGCCTTCGAACACCTTCAGCACCGTGGTGCCCGTGAAGTGCATCTTGCGGCCGGTCGCAGCCGGCAGACCGCCGATCAGAAAGTCGTTGAAAGCCGGACCGGTGTGGGTGCCGCCACCTTCCCACTGGCCGACGACATAGTCGCCCTCTGCGATCAGATCCGCCGTTCCCCAGAAATTGAGATCCGGGAACGCCGTGCGGAAACCGGTCATGAACGCCTTGATGTCGGCACGACCCTGGCGAGGTTCGTGCAGCGAGTATTTGAGTAGCATGTCCGGTGCTGCGATCGCGTCGATGACCGCAAGATTGACGTCCTTGCCCCAGAATTCGGTAAACCAGCGGCCCACGACGGCCTTATTGTCTTCTTGCTTGCTCATTTCGATATGTCCTCATTGCGCTGTCACCGAAACCGTCCGGCGACCTCGACGAGGATTGGGGCCATGGCAGTTTCGCCAAACTCCGAATCTTATCTTGGAATCAAAACGATATCGCCAACGACCGAAGCTCGACGCGACCTTCTAGATCTCCCGCGTGAACATCTCGCGCTGGTGATCCTTCAGCGCCGTCTCGACGAAAGCAGGTTGGATGTTCCGGAATTTTCCGGTGTGCGCCGGGATGACTTCGATCATTCTGGCGATCATGTCGGCGGGATCGAGGCGGCCCTGTGGCGACCCGATCAGTGCTTCGACCATGCCGCGCATCGCGGCGCGCTTGGTGAAGTTGAGGTCGTCGTCGAGCCAGCGGAAGGCATTTTCGGCCATCGCTTCGTTGAAGCCCGTGAGATAGGCGCCGGGGTTGATCGTCTGGACTTGGATGCCGAAAGGCTTGAGTTCCTGCTGCATCGCCTCGGCGATGGCCTCGAGCGCATGCTTGGTTGCAGCATAAGCGGAGAAGCCCGGTGGGCTGAACAGACCGCCCATCGACGAGGTGAAGACGATCTTGCCGCGCACCTTGCCGACGACCCATTTCTTGACGACCTGCTGGGTAAGGGCAAGCGGCGCGAACACATTGACCTCGAAATTGTGGCGCACCAGCGGGAGCGGAATCTCGGCGATGGGGCCACCCTCGCCGATGCCGGCATTGTTGACCAGGATGTCGAAGTCCCAGCCGATTGCGCGCGTGACGTCGTAGGCGTCGAGCAGGTCGAGCTTCTCGACCCGCAGGCCGCGAAGACCCTCCGTCCTCTTGCGCAGGGCCGTGACCTGCGGCCAGGTCTGCGCCGCCGCGATGACCGTGTGGCCCTGCTCCGCCAGCCCGATCGCCGCGCCTTCGCCGAAGCCCGAGCCGGCGCCCGTCATCAAGATAGTCGATGTCATGTTCGTTCTCCTTTTTGCCAGGCGGCGAAAGCCGCGGCGCCCGCCTGCGCGACCACATAGTCTTGCGCGACCTCGCCGCCCGAGACGCCGATGGCGCCGACCACAAGTCCGTCGGGACCCTTGAGCGGGATGCCGCCCGCGAAGGTCACGAGGCCTCCATTGGTCTGCTCGAGCCCATGCGCTTGCGCACCGGGCTTGCAGACCTCCCAGATCATCTGGGTCTCCGCTTCGAAGAGGACGGACGACTTCGCTTTGCGGATCGACACGTCGAGCGCGCCGAGCCAAGCGCGGTCCATCCGCGCGAACGCCGTGAGATGGCCGCCCTGGTCCAGCACCGCCACGCAGACGGCGACGCCGGTAGCCTCGGCCTTCTTCCGCGCCACGCGGACGAGCGCGTCGGCGGTGTCGAGCGTGAGGGTCATGGCTATTTCCGCTTCGCCAGCACGTCGGCGAGGCCGTTCGGGAAGATCGCATCGGCGGCGACGATCACATCGATCGCCTCGACCAGCTGAGCGATCTTGCCGTTCTTCGCGGTGAGATGGCCGAAGAACTGCTGCTTGACCGCCTTGCCGGAGATACCCGACTTGTTGTCGATGTGGTATTCGGCGAACACCTGGTCGGGCGTGTCGATATGGATCTTCACCTGCGTGAACACGAAGCCGGGATAAAGCGTCCCGTGCAGGAAGGTGAGGAACTTGGTGATCTCGGCTGGTCCCTTGATCACCGGCGGCATGCCGAGCGAGGCGAGATAGGGCAGTTCGAGCGTACCGTCCGCAGCGAACAGTTCGCCCGACTGTTGCGCGGTGCCAGCGATATAACCGAGCATCAGTTCCTTGGCGGTTTTCATCTTGGTGTCTCCGTTCGTGGTGTCGCGGAGACCTTCGCAGCGCGCGCCGCGCGGGGACATCAGACCGGGGTCTGCGCGTCTCATACATGAGGATAGGCGCGCGTCGCATCATTGCCTCTTAGACTTCCGGCGAACGGATGGAGGATGCGATGTCGGACGCTTTGGACGTGGTGCAGCGGTTCTATACGCTGCTGGGATCGGGCGACGCCGCAGCGGCGCTGGCGTTGCTGGATGCGGATATCGAATGGACGGAGGCGCCCAACACGCCGTACTACGCCGGCACAATGCGCGGCGTCGACGCCGTGGTGGCCGGGCTGTTCCAGCCGTTGGGCCGCGACTTCGCGGACTTCGCGACCACGCCGCACGACTTCGTCTCGGAGGGCGACCGCGTCGTGTCCTTCGGCACCTATGCCGGGACAGCGCGGCAGTCCGGGCGCAAGATGTCGGCACCGTTCGTCCATGTCTGGACTGTCGTCGATGGACGCCTGAAGCGATTCCAGCAGTACACCGATTCCGCGGCGTGGAATTCGGTGTTTGCGCGCGGCTAGCGCCGATGACCGTGTTCGAAGCCGTCCCGGCGCGCATGGCAGGCGCGCGATCGGCGATCTGGCGTTCCACACGCTGGAGGAAGAGCTCGATCATCGCGAGCTGACGATCTCGGCATGAAAAGACCGGCTCGGAGGCCGGTCTTTTTGCTTGGGTCTGGAGGGCGCTAGTCCTCGTCGGCGAGCGCGCCAGGATGCCGGCACAGCGCCGTCACCTCCGCGTCCATGAAGGGATGGAACGGCAGCGATTCGAGGATCGCGTGCATCTCCGCCGGATCGGTGACGCGGAAGATGCTGACATTCGAGAACTTGCCGACGACGCGCCATAGATGAAGCCACGTGCCTTGGCGCTGGAGCTCGGCGGCGCGAACATGTTCGCGCTCGCCGAGGTCCTTGACCATGGCCGAGTCCACGTCGCGCGGGATGCGGACCGTCATGACGACATGGAACAGCATCGTCACGCTCCCAGCACGGGGTCGTGCCCGGTCAGCATGTGGACGAACGTCAGAGCATATTCCGACGCCGATTGCTGGTTCTGGCCGGTGATCAGCCGTCCATCCTGGATCACATAGGGATCGTCGGGCGCAACGCGGGCGTAATGCGAGCCGGCCTCTTCCAGCACCGTCTGCGGATAGTGCGGGATCAGGAAACTTGGGCCGAACATGCGCTGCAGCGTCTGGTCGCCTTCGAGCGTGTAACCTGTCGTCTTGCGGCCGCGGATGCGCGCCGGGACGTTGCCGAGCGCGATGGCGCCGTGGCAGATCGCACCAACCACCTGGTTCTTGGCCCAGAAATGCTCAAGCGCGCGCGTGACGTCGGGGTTTGGATAGAGATCGAAGGTCGCGCCGCGGCCGCCCGCGACATGGACGGCGTCATACTGGTCGAGGTCGACCTCGCTGAGCTTCTTTGTGTGGGCGAGCTTCTCAACCAGCGCCTTGTCGGAGAGGAAGCCCTTGCTCACAAGGTCGTCCGGCTCGGTCGTGTTCTTGAAGTAGGGGTCGCTGTAGGGATCGTAGACGACCTGGCCGCCGGCCGGGCTTGCGAAGTCGACCGCGATGCCACGTTCGACGAAGTGCCAATAGGGGTGAGTGACTTCGGAAAGCCAGAACGCGGTTTCCGAGCTGGAGATGATGAACAGGACTTTCATGGTTGCCTCTCAGAAGCGATTGCGCAACAGAGGCTAAGGCGGCGACGTCCGATCACGTATCAGACAAGCGGTTTGTGGGCTTATACACTCGGATGAGTGCGGCCTGCCAGCCAGTAGGCGGCATTCAACGCATAGGCCTGCGTGTCGGCAATGGCTTGCGGCGTGCGCAATATCGCGTCGCCGGGCGGCTCATCGACGAAACTGGGCGCACCGTCGCGCGGATCCCAGTTGTAATCGGCGAAGTGGTGGAAGGTGCTCTGCGCGATGGCGGGGCCGCCGGATACGCCGGGCTCGAAGGCGACGGCGATGTTGAAGGGCCGGCCGCTCACCTTGCTCTTGCCACGCGCGATGATGCGGGCGTTCTCGCCCGCTGGTGCGCCGACCGCACCTTCGTGCGGATGGGCCGGCAGATAGTGCAGCTGCCCCGTCCTTGTCGCAAGCAAAGGATGCGTGGGCGCAAGCACCTCGATCTCCTGGAAATCGCCATTGGCGCCAGAGTGGTAGTTCGGCCAGGAGATGTTGGTGGAGTAAGGATCGTCGATCTGGTGCGCGGTTTCGTCGGGATCCAGGTTGTGCGAATGAAAATGATGCGCCAGCCCGACACCCGCGAGGCTGCACACGGACGATCCGAGATCCATGTGATCGCGCGTGACGAGCAATCCCTTGCCGGCACGGCGGAAGCGCGAGATCGCTTCGCAGTCCTCGACCGTCAGACCGTCGCCGGTGTCGACGGCGAAAAGCCACAGCTCGTCGAACTCGCTTTTGTCGAGGGTCGACAGGATGCTGTCCGGCGCGCCCATCGGATCTCGGTCGCGCATGACAACCTCGAAAGCAGGCTGGTCGCGCAACAGCTTTCCGAGCCGCGAGAAACGCGCGATGGACCAGTCGTCGGCCGTCGGCGGAATAGTAGTCTGCAATAAGATACGCGTGCGGCGGTCGGTCATGGGGTCACCTCTGACTGCATCTTCGCACGCCATCGCGCGATGGCGCGACTATACCTTGGTCTGAGCCCGGGCCTGATAGACGCTCAGATGCGCATAGGCGGTCGCGATCAGCGGCAGCGCGAGTCCGGCTTTATGTCCCCGCGCCAGGAGATCGCCGACGATCTGGTCGGCCTCGATGCGGTTTCCAGCTTGCAGGTCGCGATACATCGACGAGGTCATCGACGAGCCCTTGGCAGTGAGCGTTGCCTTGGCCATATCCAGGAATGGCTTCGACGGAGCGACGCCGACCGCATTCACGACCGACACCACTTCATCCAAGAAAGCCGCGATGAAAGCCGCACCGCCAGACGCGGCGACGATCTCGCCGATGGTCCCGCGCATCAGGCTCGTGATGCCGCCGAGCGCGGCGAGCAGGATCCATTTCTCCCACATCTCGCGCGCGATGGTAGGCGAGAGGCTAGCGCTGAACCCAGCGCCCTGCATAAACGCATCGAGCGCCCGCATGCGCGGCGTTGCCCTGCCGTCCATTTCGCCATAGGCGGTGTCTTTCGGCAGCGGCGCGAGCTGGACGATGCGCCCTTCCCGATCCACCTGCGCCGCGATCTTGCAAGCGCAGCCGGCGACGGTGTGGCCACCGAACCGCGCCACCAACGCGTCCATGTGCTTCATCCCATTGAGGACGGGAAGGATCGCCGTCTCTTCGCCGACGGCCGGCGCGAAATCGTCCATCGCTGCGTCGAGCGCGAACGCCTTCACCGTGACCAGCACGGCGTCGTAGGTCTGTTTGAGCTCCGCCGCCGTGACGATGGCGGGCCGCACAACGCTGTTGCCGTCCGGGCTCAGTATCTCGAGGCCGCGGTCTGCCAGTTGCGCGGCGCGCGCCGGCCGCACGAGGAAGGTGACGTCGCGACCGGCTTGCGCAAGCCGTCCGCCGAAATAGCCGCCCGTCGCGCCGGCACCGACCACAAGCATTCGCATGGCGTCTCACCGAGGGTTCGCGTTTTCATTAGGGCGGCCCGGCCGCCGGCCCGCAATCATACGGCAGTATGAAGCCTCAACCCCTGTGTGCAATAGCGCGGGCGGGGGCCGCGCGCGAGGCTCGATCCTGCGGCGGAGACGGTTGGAGAACGGAAAGGTGGTCGAGCACTGGGACGTCATCCAGCCCATACCCGAAACATCCGCCAATCCGAACGGCATGTTCCAGGAGGCATCGCGCCATGCGAATTAGCGTCCCTCTTGCGAGGCCGAAAGGCGCCGGCATAGTGTCCTGCATGACCGAACCGGCCGTCATTCACATCATCGACGATGATGAATCGATGCGCGCAGCGCTCGACAGCCTGCTGCGGTCGGTCGGGCTGAAGACGCGGCCCTACGACTCCGTCGATTCCTTCCTGGGCGCGAAAATGCCCGACCTGCCCGGCTGCCTGGTACTCGACGTCCGGCTGCCCGGAATAAGCGGCCTGGATTTCCAGGCACAGCTCGAGCGGCGCGGCATCACCTTGCCGGTGATCCTGATGACGGGGCATGGCGACGTGCCGATGTCCGTGCGCGCGATGAAAGCCGGCGCGGTCGACTTCCTCATCAAGCCGTTTCGCGAGCAGGACATGCTCGATGCCATATCGGCGGCCGTGGCCCGGGACCGCGCGCAGAAGGCTGCGGGCAGCGAGATCGCATCGCTCCGCGCCCGCTTCGACACGCTTTCGCCGCGCGAGCGGCAGGTGATGCGGCTGGTGACCACCGGCAAGATGAACAAACAGGTCGCCGGCGAGCTTGGTCTGTCGGAGATCACGGTCAAGATCCACCGCGGCTCGGCGATGCGCAAGATGAAGGCCAGCACCTTGACCGATCTGGTGCGGATGGTGGACGCCCTTGGGTTGCAGGATTGAGGATGGGTCGTTGAGCACTCCTGCGATCTGCATCATAGACGACGATGAGTCCATGCGCTTGGCGCTGGAGGGATTGGTGCGTTCCTTCGGCTTCTCGGCCCGCACCTTCATGTCGGCCGAAGACTTCCTCGCGAACGGAGGCGATGACGGCTGCTGCTGCATCATCACGGACATCCAGATGCCCGGACTGTCCGGCATCGAGTTGAAGCACCGGCTGGACAGCAGGCCGAACCCGGCCCCCGTCATTCTCATCACCGCGCGCTCCGAACCGCGCATACATGCCCAAGCCCGTGCAAGCGGCGCCGTGTGCCTTCTCAAAAAGCCCTTCAACGCCGATACTCTTCTCGCCTGTCTCAAAAAGGCGCAAATTGCCTGAGCGTGCCGGACAGCGGAGACATCATGGGGACTGCGGGAGATCTTCTCGACCTCGTGCAGGAGAGCGTGATCATTCGCTCTTCCGACGGAATCGTCCGCGCCTGGAATAAGGCGTCCGAGGCGCTTTACGGCTGGGCGCACGGCGACGCAGAAGGGCGGCCGATCCATGACCTGCTGAAAACGCGGCGCGAAACGATCGCACCGATGGAAGCGGCGCTCCGCGACGGCCCGTGGGAAGGCGACGTCGTGCGGCGAAGGGCCGACGGCGTGCTGATCACGGTGCAGGTCAAATGCGTGCGGCGCGAGGGAGACATCGTCGAGACCGGCATCGACGTCTCGGCGCAGCGGCGAATCGAGGATGCGCTGAATCGCGCCGAGCATCGCTACTACAATGTGTTTCAGGCCATGGCGGTCTCGTTCTGGGAGCTCGACTTCACGCCCGTCGGCGCGATGGTGCAGCGCCTTATGCGCGACGGTCACGACCTGAAGCGCTATTTCGCCGACAATCCCGCCTTCGTGCGAGACATGATCCGCGCGACCCGCGTCATCGACATCAACGACCAGAGCGTCCAATTGCTCGGCCGCGGCGACAAGGAGGAGATGCTCGCGAGCCTGGAACCCTATTGGCCGCCGGAAAGCCAGCATGTCTATGCTGAGAGCGTGCTCGCCGCCATCGCCGGAAAGCCGCACTACGCGACCGAGACCCGGCTATCCTCCATCGACGGGCGCGAATTCGACGTCTGGTTTACCGCCTGTTTCCCGCCGGAGATGCTGGCGCGGGGCAAGCTGCTGATCGGCATCATCGACATCTCCGCCGACAAGAAGGCGAAGACCGCGCTGGAGACCAGCGAGCGCCGCTATCGCCGCCTGTTCCATTTCCTGCCCGTCGCGATGGTCCAGCTCGATCGCACCGAACTTGGCGGCGTGTTCGCCAAGATGAAAGCGGACGGGGTCGACGATCTGCTCGGCTATTTCGATGCTCATCCCGGGTTTTACGACTATGCGGCGAACTCGATCCGCGTGGTCGAGGCGAACCGGCGGGCGGCGGAGCTGTTCAGCGCCAAGGACGAGGCGGAGCTTATCGGGCCGGCGGCCCGGCTGTGGAGCGAGTCCGGCGGACTCATCCGTCAATCGATGGCCGCGCGCTATTCCGGGGCGTCGCGTTTCGAGTCGGAGATGAAGATCCGGACGTTTGACGGACAGATCCGCGACGTCCTCTATGTTGCGTTCTTTCCGGAGGCCTTCGACGAAAAAGCCATCGGCTTGAGCTGCCTCGTCGACATCAGCGATCGGGTGCAGGCGCAGGCGATGCTCGCGAAAGTCCAGGCCGAATTCGCGCACGCTGCGCGGGTCTCGATGCTGGGCGAGCTCACGGCCTCCATTGCGCACGAGGTGAACCAGCCGCTCGGCGCGATCCTCACGAATGGCGAGGCGGCGCTGCGCTGGCTGAGCCGGCCGGAACCAGACCTGACTGAGCTTCGCGCCCTTTCAACCCGGACGGTGTCGGACGCCCACCGCGCCGCGGACATCATCCGGCGCATCCGCAGCATGGCGACGCGCGGCCAGCCCGAGCAGGAGCCATTGGGACTGAACGGCGTCGTGGAAGACGTCATGCTGTTCCTCCAGCCTGAGCTGCGGCGCCAGAACGTCGAAGCGATATTGCAACTGGCGGCCGATCTGCCGGACGTGGTTGGCGACCGCGTCCAGCTGCAACAGGTGTTCGCCAATCTTGCCGTCAATGCGATGCATGCCATGACGGACAGCGAGCGGCACCGCCTCACGATCCGGACCTTTAGCAAAGACGAACGGACGATCTGCGCGGAGGTCACGGACACAGGGCCAGGCATCGCGGCGGAGCACATGCCACAACTGTTCCAGAGCTTCTTCACGACGAAGGGCGGCGGAATGGGGATCGGGCTTGCGATCTGCCAATCCATCGTCGAGGCGCATGGCGGACGGATCGAAGCCGAAAACGCCGCCAACGGGGGCGCATGCTTCCGCTTCACGCTTCCCGTTCATACCGGCGTATGAATTCGAAGACGCCCGTATAATTGGTTGATCCGCACCTGCCCGGCATCCTTCCAGTTATGAACTCGGGAGACGCATTCATGCGCATGCGCTTTGTCCTGATCGCCGGCATCCTGTCTGCGGCGCCGCTATCGGCGTCCGCCGCGCCACTCGACACAGTAACCCTGCGCGAGATCGACGGGCTCTATCGCACTCTGATCGATGCCGAGAACCGGCACGATCTCACCGCCGTGCGGCGCATGGTCTGGGAGTCGCCCGACACGCTCTTTGTCGCCAAGACCGCGACACCGGCCGAGGGCAACTGGGCCGGCTTCTGGGGCGCCGATGTCGTTATGCAGCACTTCGCCGATCTATATGCCGGCACGTTCGCGATGGCGCCCGACTATGCGCGTGTCAGGACAGTCGGCCTCAGTCGCGATGTCGCCCTGACCTACGCGCCGCTGAAGATCTCCGTGGCCTACGCGGGCCAGACGCCCGTCCCCAAGCCGTTCCTGATGATCGTGAACTGGGTCCGTACCGCCGACGGATGGCGCATGGCGTCCGACATCGCAGTGCCGGTGCCCCCCGCCGCAAAATAGGAGCGCCGTCATGCATCCCATACGAGCCTTGCGCGAATCCGGTCATGCCACGGCCGAGAAATTCGCCGAACTGCTGGCAGCGGAGGTCGTCATGCACAGCCCGCTCCTCACGCGGGCGATCGTCGGACGCGACGCGGTCGCCAAAACCATGGCGGCTTCTGCGCAAAACCGCGACAGCCCCGGAACCTATGTGCTCGAGCGCAAGATCGACGACCGCACGACCTTCCTGCGATGGCAAGGGACGATCGAAGGCCACGAATTCGAGAGCCTTGAGCTGCTGACCGATGGACCGGACGGCAAGCTGATCGAGCGCACCGTTGCCTACCGTCCGTTTCCGGCACTGGCGATCTTCCGGGAAAAGCAGCGCGCTGCCACGGCCGATCTTCTGCCGCCCGACATGTGGGATTACCCGGCCCAACAATCAGGAGAATGACGATGCGCAAGCATCCGTTCCGCAAGGCGGTCGAAGACGGAGCCAGTCGGAACGATCTGGTCAAGCTGCTCTCGCCGGACGCGGAGATCCTCGCGCCGATGCTGACCAAACCGGTCGCGGGCGCGCAGCAGGTGCTGTCCATCATCGGTCATGCTGTGCGTATCGCCGGCCCCATCGAATATCTCCATGAGTGCGCGGACACGCGGCAGGCCTGTACCATCCTGGTGGACGGCGAGGATGGCTTGATCGGGAGGAGGTTCACGACTTGACGGTGATGATGCGGCCATGGCCGGCCGTGACGGTGCTGCACGACCTCACCAAAGCGCTCGACGAACAAAAAGACGGCATCGGTCCTGACTATTGGATTCCAAAATAGGGCTTCGGCGGCGAGATATGGCGGTCAGAACTGGATAGCGTGAGGCGCCATGGACCGGAATTCACCTTCGCTGCGGTTCCGCGAAGAGGCTCTTGATCGCAATGACGGTTGATGGGCCAGGTAGCAACTCAGCATTTGCGCCGGCGATCCGCCGAGTCTCGGCGGAAGCGATCGAGGACTACCAACCACGAGACCGGAAAATTCGACAGCGACGCGAAGTCGATCCGCGAGCGTCCCTTTTTGCATCGGTCGGAGTGGATCGGAGTGGACGAGCCCGCGGCGCGGCTAGGCTGCTCAACGTTCGATACGGTCAGGCCTAAAATTTCTATTCTCTACAATGAGCGGTTTCGCGGAAATCGTAATTTCGGAGCTTCACGTACCTTTCTCGTGCCTGTCTGGTGGCGACATCGAAAAAGTAGATTCTGCAAATAATTCAAAAGACTGGTGGGCCCGGCAGGACTCGAACCTGCGACCAGACCGTTATGAGCGGTCAGCTCTAACCAACTGAGCTACAGGCCCTCCGCCCGGTGCATAGCAGGAAGCCGCGAGGGCGGAAACGGGCTGAGCGCGGGCTTGTGAATCCGGTCTCGCGGTCCGCCGCCTCAGTTTCGCCGTGCCGGCGCGCGAAAGTCGCGACGGATATTCCAAAAGGATCGCGCCATGAGATTTTTCCGGTTTGGCCGCTTTGTCGCCGCCATGAGCCTGAGCGCCATCGTGGTCGTCGCGGTATCGGGCGCCGCCGGCGCCGCGGACATATCGGCGGCGCGTACGATTGCCGTTTCGGGCATGGGCGCGGCGAGCGGCGCCCCGACCGAGGCCCGGATGTCGGCCGGCGTCGCGACCACAGCGCCGACCGCCAGCGCGGCACTGG
The nucleotide sequence above comes from Rhizomicrobium sp.. Encoded proteins:
- a CDS encoding response regulator transcription factor encodes the protein MTEPAVIHIIDDDESMRAALDSLLRSVGLKTRPYDSVDSFLGAKMPDLPGCLVLDVRLPGISGLDFQAQLERRGITLPVILMTGHGDVPMSVRAMKAGAVDFLIKPFREQDMLDAISAAVARDRAQKAAGSEIASLRARFDTLSPRERQVMRLVTTGKMNKQVAGELGLSEITVKIHRGSAMRKMKASTLTDLVRMVDALGLQD
- a CDS encoding response regulator, producing MSTPAICIIDDDESMRLALEGLVRSFGFSARTFMSAEDFLANGGDDGCCCIITDIQMPGLSGIELKHRLDSRPNPAPVILITARSEPRIHAQARASGAVCLLKKPFNADTLLACLKKAQIA
- a CDS encoding ATP-binding protein, whose product is MGTAGDLLDLVQESVIIRSSDGIVRAWNKASEALYGWAHGDAEGRPIHDLLKTRRETIAPMEAALRDGPWEGDVVRRRADGVLITVQVKCVRREGDIVETGIDVSAQRRIEDALNRAEHRYYNVFQAMAVSFWELDFTPVGAMVQRLMRDGHDLKRYFADNPAFVRDMIRATRVIDINDQSVQLLGRGDKEEMLASLEPYWPPESQHVYAESVLAAIAGKPHYATETRLSSIDGREFDVWFTACFPPEMLARGKLLIGIIDISADKKAKTALETSERRYRRLFHFLPVAMVQLDRTELGGVFAKMKADGVDDLLGYFDAHPGFYDYAANSIRVVEANRRAAELFSAKDEAELIGPAARLWSESGGLIRQSMAARYSGASRFESEMKIRTFDGQIRDVLYVAFFPEAFDEKAIGLSCLVDISDRVQAQAMLAKVQAEFAHAARVSMLGELTASIAHEVNQPLGAILTNGEAALRWLSRPEPDLTELRALSTRTVSDAHRAADIIRRIRSMATRGQPEQEPLGLNGVVEDVMLFLQPELRRQNVEAILQLAADLPDVVGDRVQLQQVFANLAVNAMHAMTDSERHRLTIRTFSKDERTICAEVTDTGPGIAAEHMPQLFQSFFTTKGGGMGIGLAICQSIVEAHGGRIEAENAANGGACFRFTLPVHTGV